In Meleagris gallopavo isolate NT-WF06-2002-E0010 breed Aviagen turkey brand Nicholas breeding stock chromosome 15, Turkey_5.1, whole genome shotgun sequence, one DNA window encodes the following:
- the LOC100544098 gene encoding sulfate transporter, protein MSRDSCSQSFPGAMEDKSRQTSGQSKDVQSSLTPGEPPVNFTHIKLEENEPIEFRTKDFILKKAREICKCNHQTIITFFCQLFPVLDWLPRYNIKTQLLGDVISGLLVGIVAIPQSISYSLLANQDPIYGIYTNFFCSIIYVAMATSRHNFVGSFGVLCLMIGQSVNRHLQLAGYDDNTGSLLVGNATSSSNGTVTCDRSCYAITVALSLSFLVGLYQILLGVLQLGFVSVYLSEPLLSGFVAGSSLTIITSQMKYLLGLNIPRHEGVGSFILTWVDLFRYIQNTNICDLVTSLVALAIIIPVKMINDRYKDKMKAPFPVELLVVIIATVVSYYFNFEERYKSSVCGAIPTGFRKPTLPDTKLFSSLAVDALPIAIIGFAMTVSLAEIFGKKHGYAVRANQEMIAIGMCNLVPSFFYCFASSAALTKTLLKESTGTQTQLSSLVTSLVLLLVLLWIAPLFYSLQTAILGVVTIVNLRGGLRTFCETPRMWQLSKLDTVVWWTTMLASTLITTEIGLLVGVCFALLCVIFRTQRPRAVLLGKVSNMEIYEDQSAYKQLSSIANIKIFRFESSLYYANKDYFKTALYQKTGVDPVLLAARHHRVETQAKADTGNRKSVFNTVFGCLKPSKKRVEKSPTGVCLPPLDMHTLIIDCGAMQFIDTTGLSVLKETHSDYQELGVQVLLANCNPLLRRRLRDGGWAAGAHCGQPPFHSVHHAVQFAQQWYHEQHESKERRDAALDPEDLSVQASL, encoded by the exons ATGTCCCGTGACTCCTGCAGCCAGAG CTTTCCTGGTGCAATGGAGGACAAGTCACGCCAGACATCAGGACAGAGCAAAGATGTGCAGAGCTCCCTAACACCAGGAGAGCCTCCTGTCAACTTTACGCACATCAAGTTGGAGGAGAATGAGCCCATAGAATTCAGGACCAAGGATTTTATCCTGAAAAAAGCCAGAGAGATCTGCAAATGCAATCATCAAACCATCATCACCTTCTTCTGCCAGCTGTTCCCAGTGCTAGACTGGCTTCCCCGTTACAACATCAAGACGCAGTTGCTTGGGGATGTCATATCTGGGCTCCTGGTGGGGATAGTAGCCATCCCTCAGTCCATCTCATACTCCCTGTTAGCCAACCAGGATCCCATCTATGGAATCTACACAAACTTCTTCTGCAGTATCATCTATGTCGCTATGGCCACTTCTCGCCACAACTTTGTGGGATCCTTCGGTGTCCTTTGCCTGATGATTGGGCAGTCTGTGAATCGGCACCTCCAGCTAGCAGGGTACGATGACAACACTGGCTCTCTGCTGGTGGGCAATGCCACCTCCTCCAGCAATGGAACGGTTACCTGTGACAGGAGCTGCTACGCCATCACTGTGGCCCTTTCCTTGAGCTTTCTGGTCGGTCTTTACCAG ATCCTGCTGGGGGTTTTACAGCTGGGCTTTGTGTCTGTCTACCTGTCAGAACCTCTCCTCAGTGGCTTTGTGGCCGGCTCCAGCCTCACCATCATCACCTCCCAGATGAAGTACCTCCTCGGGCTGAATATTCCCCGTCATGAAGGGGTGGGGTCCTTCATCCTGACGTGGGTGGATCTTTTCAGATACATCCAAAACACCAATATCTGTGACCTGGTCACCAGCCTGGTTGCTTTGGCCATCATAATACCTGTCAAAATGATCAATGATCGGTACAAGGACAAAATGAAGGCACCATTCCCCGTAGAGCTGCTGGTGGTCATCATAGCCACAGTAGTATCTTACTACTTTAACTTTGAAGAGCGATACAAGTCTTCAGTTTGTGGGGCCATCCCCACCGGCTTCAGGAAACCCACCCTACCAGATacaaagctgttttccagcCTGGCAGTCGATGCTCTGCCCATTGCTATTATAGGCTTTGCTATGACGGTCTCCCTGGCGGAAATCTTTGGCAAAAAGCATGGCTACGCTGTCCGTGCCAACCAAGAGATGATCGCCATTGGCATGTGCAACCTGGTCCCATCTTTCTTCTACTGCTTTGCTAGCTCTGCAGCCTTGACCAAGACTTTGCTGAAGGAGTCCACAGGGACCCAAACGCAGCTCTCTAGCCTGGTCAcctccctggtgctgctgctggtgttgCTATGGATCGCTCCGCTCTTCTACTCTCTGCAAACTGCCATCCTGGGGGTGGTCACCATTGTCAACCTGCGGGGGGGCCTGAGGACGTTTTGTGAAACCCCACGCATGTGGCAGCTCAGCAAGCTGGACACGGTGGTGTGGTGGACAACCATGCTGGCCTCCACGCTGATCACCACAGAGATAGGGCTCCTCGTGGGCgtctgctttgctctgctctgcgtCATCTTCCGCACGCAGAGacccagggctgtgctcctgGGCAAGGTCAGCAACATGGAAATCTATGAAGACCAGTCTGCTTACAAGCAGCTCAGCAGTATTGCCAACATCAAAATCTTCCGCTTTGAGTCGTCCCTTTACTATGCCAACAAAGACTATTTCAAGACTGCGCTCTACCAGAAAACTGGGGTCGATCCTGTCCTGCTGGCTGCCAGGCATCACAGGGTGGAGACCCAGGCAAAAGCAGACACGGGCAACAGGAAGAGCGTTTTTAACACCGTGTTTGGTTGCCTGAAACCTTCCAAGAAACGCGTGGAGAAATCGCCCACAGGAGTCTGCCTGCCACCCCTAGATATGCACACCTTAATCATTGACTGCGGGGCTATGCAGTTCATAGATACCACGGGTCTCTCCGTGCTGAAAGAGACGCACAGTGACTACCAGGAGCTCGGTGTCCAGGTGCTCCTGGCCAATTGCAACCCCCTCCTCCGCCGCCGGCTGCGGGATGGAGGCTGGGCTGCTGGGGCACACTGCGGCCAGCCGCCTTTCCACAGCGTGCACCACGCAGTGCAGTTTGCACAGCAGTGGTACCACGAGCAGCACGAGAGCAAGGAGAGAAGGGATGCCGCCCTGGACCCTGAGGACCTGAGCGTCCAAGCGTCTCTGTAG
- the SLC26A2 gene encoding sulfate transporter, with protein sequence MTAMAEFNNVQSVSEMPEEGEAKRGFYHRMLLEPQEEKRNLKALMVKQVKKTCSCTPAKVKDCVLSFFPILQWLPKYNPKECLLGDIMSGVIVGVLLVPQSIAYSLLAGQEPIYGLYTSFFAGIIYCIFGTSRHISVGIFGALCLMVGQVVDREVLRAGYELEPAALSDHMDTAMHVNSTTAPVNQTLQKLLCDKTCYAIKVGATMTFIAGVYQVAMGFFQVGFVSVYLSDSLLSGFVTGASFTILTSQAKYLLGLDIPRSSGVGSLITTWINIFRNIHKTNMCDVITSFLCFLVLIPTKELNEHFKSRLKAPIPVELVVVVAATLASHLGKLKETYGSSVAGHIPTGFLPPSPPDWNLIPNVALDAIPIAVIGFAITVSLSEMFAKKHGYTVKANQEMYAIGFCNIIPSFFHCFTTSAALAKTLIKESTGCRTQVSGVVTSLLILIVLLVIAPLFYSLQKCVLAVITIVNLRGALRKFRDLPKMWHLSRVDTVIWLVTMASSALISTEIGLLIGVCFSMLCVIFRTQKPEAPLLGWVAESETYESLSAYKNLETKPGVVVLRFEAPLYYINKECFKSALYKQTGVNPALVKAAKKKAAKRMLREKEAGSGGNQTNVSMELVSEPLGFHTIVIDCCAVQFLDTAGIRTLKEVCKDYSEIDVQVLLAQCNPSVRSSLMRGEFFKEGEDHLLFHSVHQAVDFALGAQEHSRTCASKS encoded by the exons ATGACAGCCATGGCAGAATTCAACAACGTTCAATCAGTGTCTGAAATGCCAGAAGAAGGTGAAGCTAAACGTGGTTTCTATCACAGAATGCTTTTGGAACCtcaggaggagaagaggaacCTGAAGGCTCTGATGGTTAAACAAGTGAAGAAAACTTGCAGCTGCACTCCAGCCAAAGTTAAAGACTGTGTTTTAAGTTTCTTTCCCATCTTGCAGTGGCTTCCTAAATACAATCCAAAAGAGTGCTTACTGGGAGACATAATGTCTGGTGTGATTGTGGGGGTCTTGCTAGTCCCACAGTCAATTGCTTATTCTCTCTTGGCTGGACAGGAGCCTATTTATGGCCTTTATACATCCTTCTTTGCAGGCATTATTTACTGCATATTTGGAACCTCTCGCCACATCTCTGTTGGTATCTTTGGTGCACTTTGTCTGATGGTGGGACAAGTGGTGGATCGTGAGGTGCTGAGAGCCGGCTATGAGCTGGAGCCAGCTGCTCTTAGTGACCACATGGATACAGCAATGCACGTGAACTCCACCACTGCACCTGTGAACCAGACACTGCAGAAGCTGCTCTGTGATAAAACCTGCTATGCAATAAAAGTGGGAGCCACCATGACCTTCATAGCTGGAGTTTATCAG GTGGCCATGGGTTTCTTTCAAGTGGGCTTTGTCTCAGTGTACCTCTCCGATTCATTGCTCAGCGGATTTGTCACGGGTGCCTCCTTTACCATCCTGACATCACAAGCTAAGTACCTCCTGGGTCTGGACATTCCACGGAGCAGTGGCGTCGGCTCCCTCATAACCACGTGGATAAACATCTTCAGAAACATACACAAGACTAACATGTGTGATGTCATCACCagctttttgtgctttcttgTTCTTATCCCAACTAAGGAGCTTAATGAACATTTTAAATCCAGGCTCAAGGCTCCAATTCCAGTTGAATTAGTTGTGGTTGTGGCAGCTACTCTGGCATCTCACTTAGGGAAGCTGAAAGAAACCTATGGCTCAAGTGTTGCTGGGCACATCCCAACTGGCTTTCTGCCACCCAGCCCTCCTGACTGGAACCTGATTCCTAATGTGGCACTGGATGCTATCCCCATCGCTGTCATTGGCTTTGCCATCACTGTTTCCCTCTCAGAGATGTTTGCCAAGAAGCATGGTTACACTGTGAAGGCCAACCAGGAAATGTATGCCATTGGCTTCTGCAACATCATTCCCTCTTTCTTCCATTGCTTCACAACAAGCGCAGCTCTTGCTAAGACTCTTATTAAAGAGTCAACAGGTTGCAGAACACAGGTTTCTGGCGTTGTGACTAGTTTGTTAATCCTAATAGTCCTCCTTGTGATTGCACCTTTGTTTTATTCCCTTCAGAAATGTGTCCTTGCTGTCATAACCATTGTAAACCTCAGAGGTGCCCTGCGAAAGTTCAGAGACCTGCCAAAAATGTGGCATTTGAGCAGGGTGGACACGGTGATCTGGCTAGTTACTATGGCGTCCTCAGCACTCATCAGTACTGAGATTGGCCTTTTGATTGGTGTTTGTTTCTCTATGCTTTGTGTCATTTTTCGAACTCAGAAACCAGAGGCACCATTGCTTGGCTGGGTGGCAGAGTCTGAAACGTATGAGTCCCTGTCTGCTTATAAGAACTTAGAAACTAAGCCAGGAGTTGTGGTGTTGCGTTTTGAAGCACCCCTCTACTACATCAACAAAGAGTGCTTCAAATCCGCACTGTACAAGCAAACTGGAGTCAACCCAGCCTTGGTGaaggcagcaaagaaaaaggcagcaaaaagaATGCTTAGAGAGAAGGAAGCGGGTTCTGGTGGCAACCAGACCAACGTTTCCATGGAGCTTGTGTCCGAGCCGTTGGGGTTTCACACAATAGTGATTGACTGCTGTGCAGTACAGTTTCTGGACACAGCAGGAATACGCACGCTCAAAGAGGTCTGCAAGGACTACAGTGAGATAGATGTCCAGGTGCTACTGGCACAGTGCAATCCTTCGGTGAGGAGTTCCCTCATGCGGGGAGAATTCTTCAAAGAGGGGGAGGACCATCTTCTCTTCCACAGTGTGCATCAGGCCGTGGACTTTGCACTGGGTgcacaggagcacagcaggaCCTGTGCTTCTAAGAGCTAA